ACGCAATTTGAGATTCATTTCACCCAATTTTTCACGGATTTCATTAAGTGAAGTCACGCCGAAGTTGCGACTGGCCAATAACTCATCCGGGCTACGTCGAAGCAATTCGCCCATAGTTCCAATTCCAAGCCGAGACATACACTTCCGTGAACGAACAGAAAGCCCGAGGTCGGATATGGGTTTCTCTGTAACAGGATTGTCAGCCAATTCAGGAGGCAAGGCAGCATAGCCACCATCCTGACCCAATGATTCGTGCAGGTTTTGACCGATGTGTAAACCGAATGAAGTAAGCATCTCTCGGATTTCATCGAGTGACGTCTGGCCAAAATTCTTTCCGGCTAACAGGTCATTTTCGCTGACACGTGTCAGATCACCCAACGTATGAATATCCATCGCATGCAGACAGTTGCGACTGCGAACAGAAAGCTCGAAATCAGTCACTGGTCGATCCAACAGTTGTTTCATGCGGGCTTCGTTACGAGCAGTCTCTTCATCGTAGTACATGCTGTCAGCCGCTTCGATATCTTTTAGATACATCGCAGCCATTTCATTTTGTGGATCTGCTTCCAAGATACGCCGGAAACAAAATGCAGCAGCCGGATAGTTTTCCATATCCTCATAGAGTAATCCCAAATTCAGAATCGCTCCCAGATAGAAAGGCGGGCTGGAGAGTGACTGCTCATAGAGACGGATCGCATCTTCATCATTTCCACGCGAAGCGTTTTCTCCTGCGAGACGAAATATCGCGCGAGAGTGACGGGGGTCCATATCGACGGCTCGTTCAAAATATTCAATCGCCCCGTATAAGTCTCCACGGTCTGAGCGAATACATCCCATCTGGAATGAATATTCGGCTCGGCCAGCCGCATCTTTAGCGATGGAAGAGAGAATCGTTTCTGATTCATCCAAATTACCCACCAGGCGAAAAGTTTCTGCTCTTCTCAGTGAGCACTCAATTGCATCGTAGCCCAACTTTGCTGCTGTCTCTAGTTGTTTGCCAGCGTCTGGATATCGCTTTAGTGCGATTAAAGAAACAGCATGAAAAAAGCTGGCCGTTGCGTTATCTTGAACTTTTTCAAGTTGCTCAACAGCATCACTGTGTTGACCTAACAAATGCAAGGCGATACCAGCCTTCGCAGAAAGCTCAGGCGAAGCCTGACCCTCAGCGATATTTTTGACGAGAGCCTGTACTTCATTACGTAGTTCGGCAACCTGATCAGAGCAGACAATTTCAGTCAACTGCTCTACATCTGAATATCCGACACTACCAGAACTTTGTAATACACCTTTTACATCAATTAATTCGTCTACACTCACACTAATTTCCTTTATTGCAGCTAGCGCGCAGATGGAAGCAGGCAATAGATATCATCGCGACCAACTATTACCAAATTTCTTAAACTCGAATCTTACAATCTGGTTAGGGAAACAGCAACCATCAAGGCTCGTTTACCCTGTTTTATCGCTATAGCTATGTACCTTATGCTTAAACATTACAAAAAAGTGGTCAAACAAACACCAATAAGCCTCTTCAATGGACAAGCCCCTGATAACCACCATCAGAGGGAGATCCCGGCAAATGAATATTTT
The Gimesia aquarii DNA segment above includes these coding regions:
- a CDS encoding DNA-directed RNA polymerase subunit alpha C-terminal domain-containing protein is translated as MSVDELIDVKGVLQSSGSVGYSDVEQLTEIVCSDQVAELRNEVQALVKNIAEGQASPELSAKAGIALHLLGQHSDAVEQLEKVQDNATASFFHAVSLIALKRYPDAGKQLETAAKLGYDAIECSLRRAETFRLVGNLDESETILSSIAKDAAGRAEYSFQMGCIRSDRGDLYGAIEYFERAVDMDPRHSRAIFRLAGENASRGNDEDAIRLYEQSLSSPPFYLGAILNLGLLYEDMENYPAAAFCFRRILEADPQNEMAAMYLKDIEAADSMYYDEETARNEARMKQLLDRPVTDFELSVRSRNCLHAMDIHTLGDLTRVSENDLLAGKNFGQTSLDEIREMLTSFGLHIGQNLHESLGQDGGYAALPPELADNPVTEKPISDLGLSVRSRKCMSRLGIGTMGELLRRSPDELLASRNFGVTSLNEIREKLGEMNLKLRND